A stretch of Chanodichthys erythropterus isolate Z2021 chromosome 20, ASM2448905v1, whole genome shotgun sequence DNA encodes these proteins:
- the LOC137008784 gene encoding zinc finger MYM-type protein 1-like codes for MTTESVRLPLPAVEPAGPAPAPTTQPSVIGLDEPFQPTSSFKFPARRCGNETFSRSVAPAWFARWQWLHYVEETDHILCFVCLKAVEKKVIPRDKFKKDNPFVNAGFSNWRKATEKFNEHERSELHSESIQKLAALDDVPIDARLSSAHARKQATARHCLELLFRTIRFLGSKGIAFRGDTAREGILYELMLERIYDLPEERKWIEGRDNWMSDTVQNEIIEKFAHAIQREIVARSSHCRFYGLTADGTTDNSTTEQFSCCLKYVDSSLEPHTVFLGFYNARDSTGETLFSCIKDIFLRLNIPIERIAGFCFDGAANMSGCFSGVQARLKELNPHSLYVHCSNHSLDLILQEAAREVSLVADTLNFVQGVSSVIRESSKRKQLYQSFFGCDEVSVNILGLCPTRWCIRDMSINRVTAAYPALLTTLHELKDDKSVRGDSRAKIGGLYKQALKGRTYFGLLCCHALFEPCEAVATSLQSATASAQGALECTGVLKEQIDTLRDDAVVDELIRKVETCASQTSLKMPDSTTPRVSKTPARLRQTREPEAVAHGAQTVDWRRSFFEAIDVISAELDRRFDQSSMKLAAKRERAVIKAAEGRSVDLEALQLPEELDTDRLELQLKMLRPSIAKQLADVTKDRGFMCVTVQDVASCLIKLQPQTRAMFSEIEKLIELCLCLPISVASSERTFSALRFLKTWVRSTMTQKRLTHLSLMHTNTDILNSLDIRPLMRDFISTTPERTSTFGHL; via the coding sequence ATGACAACGGAGTCTGTCCGCCTGCCTCTGCCTGCAGTTGAACCGGCAGGCCCAGCCCCAGCACCCACAACCCAACCTAGCGTGATTGGATTAGACGAGCCCTTCCAGCCAACGTCCAGTTTCAAATTTCCCGCACGGCGTTGTGGTAATGAAACGTTCTCACGTTCTGTGGCACCGGCTTGGTTTGCTAGATGGCAGTGGCTGCATTATGTGGAAGAGACTGatcatattttgtgttttgtttgccTGAAAGCAGtcgaaaaaaaagtcataccTAGAGACAAATTTAAGAAAGACAACCCTTTCGTGAATGCCGGCTTTTCAAATTGGCGTAAAGCCACTGAAAAATTTAACGAGCATGAGAGATCAGAGTTGCACAGCGAGTCAATACAAAAGTTGGCCGCTTTGGATGATGTCCCCATCGATGCTCGCTTATCCAGCGCTCATGCCAGAAAGCAGGCTACTGCCCGACACTGTTTGGAGCTTCTCTTCAGGACCATCCGATTCCTTGGCAGTAAGGGAATTGCCTTCAGGGGCGACACAGCACGCGAAGGAATACTGTATGAATTGATGCTGGAGCGCATCTATGATCTccctgaagaaagaaagtggATAGAAGGAAGAGACAACTGGATGTCGGACACTgtacaaaatgaaataattgaAAAGTTTGCTCATGCAATCCAGAGGGAAATTGTTGCCCGCTCATCGCACTGCCGATTTTATGGCCTCACAGCTGACGGTACAACTGACAATAGCACCACTGAGCAGTTCTCCTGCTGTCTAAAATATGTTGACAGCAGCTTGGAGCCTCACACTGTTTTTTTGGGATTTTATAACGCCCGGGACAGCACTGGAGAAACTCTTTTCAGTTGCAttaaggatatttttttaagacTAAATATCCCCATTGAACGCATCGCAGGATTTTGTTTTGATGGAGCAGCTAATATGTCAGGGTGTTTTTCAGGCGTGCAGGCTCGGCTTAAAGAGTTAAACCCGCACTCACTTTATGTGCATTGCAGCAACCACTCACTGGATTTGATTCTTCAAGAAGCCGCGCGTGAAGTGAGTCTTGTGGCCGATACTTTAAACTTTGTTCAGGGTGTCTCATCTGTGATTAGAGAGTCATCAAAGCGAAAACAGCTCTACCAGTCGTTTTTTGGCTGTGATGAGGTTTCTGTCAACATCTTAGGCCTTTGCCCGACAAGGTGGTGTATCCGTGACATGTCCATTAACCGCGTCACTGCAGCTTACCCCGCTCTCCTGACTACACTGCACGAGCTGAAGGATGACAAGAGTGTCAGGGGGGACAGCAGAGCAAAGATTGGGGGACTCTACAAACAGGCTTTAAAAGGGAGAACATATTTTGGTCTTTTATGCTGCCATGCCCTGTTTGAACCCTGTGAAGCAGTTGCCACAAGCTTACAGAGTGCCACAGCAAGTGCGCAAGGTGCACTGGAATGCACAGGTGTGCTGAAAGAACAAATAGACACACTCCGGGATGATGCAGTTGTGGACGAACTGATCCGCAAGGTTGAAACCTGCGCATCACAAACCTCCCTGAAAATGCCAGACAGCACCACCCCTAGAGTGAGCAAAACCCCAGCTCGCCTTCGCCAAACTAGAGAGCCGGAGGCAGTCGCGCATGGCGCACAAACAGTGGATTGGCGACGTAGCTTTTTCGAGGCTATTGATGTGATATCGGCGGAGctggacagaagatttgatcAGTCCAGTATGAAGCTTGCCGCAAAGCGAGAGAGGGCTGTTATCAAAGCAGCAGAGGGAAGAAGCGTCGATCTGGAGGCCCTTCAGCTCCCGGAGGAGCTTGATACAGACCGCCTTGAACTCCAGCTCAAAATGCTTAGGCCAAGCATCGCCAAGCAGCTTGCCGATGTCACAAAAGACAGAGGGTTTATGTGTGTCACAGTCCAAGATGTAGCATCATGTTTGATAAAGCTCCAGCCACAAACAAGAGCCATGTTTTCAGAGATAGAAAAACTGATCGAGTTATGTCTGTGCCTACCCATCTCCGTGGCCTCATCCGAACGCACTTTCTCCGCCTTGCGTTTTTTGAAGACATGGGTACGCAGCACCATGACCCAGAAAAGACTCACACACCTTTCGCTGATGCATACCAACACAGACATTCTGAACTCCCTGGACATTCGTCCCCTCATGAGAGACTTTATCTCCACGACCCCAGAGCGCACCTCGACATTTGGACACCTGTAA